A genomic window from Sporosarcina sp. Marseille-Q4063 includes:
- a CDS encoding DUF421 domain-containing protein, translating into MDFFHSQESLTTIQWIIRAIISYVFLLFATKLMGRRSISQLRLIDFTIALILGNILAHPLSDEKLGMKGSLVTTTTLVVLYTISVLVSLRWTFFKKWIEPSPFPLIRDGKIQYKGLKKARITIEHLLSEVRKEKIEEVRNVALALWEPDGTISFFMFPQLQSLTAEDMQIIKKPFIFHTTIILEGKVDMNVLHSHSKDTAWLEKKIEILNVEIPAVLLATIDNNDNLTVYTYD; encoded by the coding sequence ATGGATTTTTTTCATAGCCAAGAATCACTGACGACAATCCAATGGATAATACGCGCAATTATTTCTTATGTCTTTTTACTTTTCGCCACAAAACTTATGGGGCGGCGCTCTATTTCGCAGTTGCGGTTGATTGATTTTACAATTGCTTTAATTTTGGGGAATATTCTTGCTCACCCATTATCCGATGAAAAATTAGGAATGAAGGGTTCATTGGTCACGACGACAACATTGGTTGTTTTATATACAATAAGTGTACTTGTAAGTTTAAGATGGACTTTCTTTAAAAAGTGGATTGAGCCGTCTCCTTTTCCATTAATTAGAGACGGAAAAATACAGTATAAAGGGTTGAAAAAAGCAAGAATTACAATAGAACATCTGTTATCTGAAGTGCGAAAAGAAAAAATTGAAGAAGTTCGAAACGTTGCTCTTGCATTGTGGGAACCAGATGGGACTATTTCGTTTTTCATGTTTCCCCAACTTCAATCATTAACAGCAGAGGACATGCAAATTATTAAAAAACCATTTATCTTCCACACGACAATTATTTTGGAAGGAAAAGTTGATATGAATGTACTTCATTCTCATAGCAAAGATACCGCATGGCTTGAAAAAAAAATAGAGATTTTAAATGTGGAAATACCGGCTGTTTTATTGGCGACAATTGACAATAACGATAATTTAACAGTGTACACTTATGATTAA
- a CDS encoding DUF421 domain-containing protein: MDYLLIGAKLLVGFIALMTVLRVLGKKHLSQMTPYDIIYLLVFGGILEESIFDDKVSIFMLLFGVAVWAIVIYIIEKVVTKSNKLRILLKGEPDKIIANGKLNKKLIDKNQLEMEQLRTMLRMHGIFSLREVRDLYIEPGGEISINQYAQYKGVTNEDMKLKIDEEDPTILLVDEGQIKEDALDSIGKSKQWLKSELEQLGYANLKELLYCEWSRTEGFFIKKQPNRHKK, from the coding sequence TTGGATTACTTATTAATCGGTGCAAAACTTCTCGTTGGATTTATAGCACTCATGACAGTTCTGAGAGTGTTAGGCAAAAAACATCTTTCTCAAATGACACCCTATGACATCATTTATCTTTTAGTTTTTGGGGGAATATTGGAAGAAAGTATATTTGATGATAAAGTATCAATTTTTATGTTGCTATTTGGTGTCGCGGTTTGGGCAATCGTCATCTATATCATTGAAAAAGTTGTGACTAAGTCCAATAAACTACGCATATTACTGAAAGGCGAACCGGACAAAATTATTGCTAATGGAAAACTCAATAAAAAATTAATCGATAAAAATCAGTTAGAAATGGAACAATTACGAACAATGCTTCGCATGCATGGTATTTTTTCATTGAGAGAAGTAAGGGATTTATATATCGAACCAGGCGGTGAGATTTCGATCAATCAGTATGCACAGTATAAAGGGGTTACGAATGAAGACATGAAACTTAAGATTGACGAAGAGGATCCAACTATCCTACTCGTCGATGAAGGACAGATAAAGGAAGATGCACTTGATTCAATTGGAAAATCAAAGCAATGGCTCAAATCTGAACTGGAGCAATTGGGCTATGCCAATTTGAAAGAACTTTTATACTGTGAATGGTCCAGAACTGAAGGTTTTTTTATAAAGAAACAACCCAATAGACACAAAAAATGA